One region of Nitrospiria bacterium genomic DNA includes:
- a CDS encoding carboxypeptidase-like regulatory domain-containing protein, which yields MRSRSLKDFRTAAFILGVLVLGLPGAGWGYEEIEVTSGGTISGRVVLNGTPPPARIFHMVFSPNIDFCSQISDGKGNRLLKEFQVSPDGGFRNVVVSVVGVPRGKKFDFTPEISLQTCQVGPFVIPVRNQNPIRIVNKDPVTHDLQAYTLLNDYTFEMFNKPMIPETTATKEIVFRKNHYIFRTQCGVHDFMQSWGMAVGNPYFAVTGPDGSFSIPDLPPGTYDVIAWHPYMKVQAEKVTVPADGKVSLNFQFDASEVHIPLYNLQKNYRLETALDKIPLKPPAVELQRP from the coding sequence GTGCGATCGAGGTCGTTAAAAGATTTTAGAACCGCGGCCTTTATCCTGGGAGTCCTTGTTCTGGGCCTGCCGGGAGCGGGTTGGGGGTATGAGGAAATCGAGGTGACATCGGGGGGGACGATCTCGGGAAGGGTGGTTCTGAACGGAACGCCTCCCCCGGCCCGGATCTTTCATATGGTCTTCTCCCCCAACATCGATTTCTGCTCCCAGATCTCCGACGGCAAGGGAAACCGGCTTTTGAAGGAGTTCCAGGTTTCACCCGACGGCGGATTCCGGAATGTTGTGGTTTCGGTCGTGGGGGTCCCGCGGGGGAAGAAGTTTGATTTCACCCCTGAAATCTCGCTTCAGACCTGTCAGGTCGGGCCTTTTGTGATTCCTGTTCGCAATCAAAATCCGATTCGGATCGTGAACAAGGATCCCGTCACCCATGACCTCCAGGCTTACACCCTTCTGAATGATTACACCTTCGAGATGTTCAATAAACCGATGATTCCCGAAACCACCGCTACGAAAGAAATCGTCTTCCGAAAAAATCATTATATTTTCCGCACCCAGTGCGGGGTCCACGACTTCATGCAGTCGTGGGGAATGGCGGTCGGCAATCCCTATTTTGCCGTGACCGGTCCGGATGGATCCTTTAGCATCCCGGATCTCCCCCCGGGCACCTACGATGTCATCGCTTGGCATCCGTACATGAAAGTTCAGGCGGAAAAGGTGACGGTGCCGGCCGACGGGAAGGTCTCGTTGAATTTCCAGTTTGACGCCTCGGAGGTCCATATTCCTCTCTACAATCTCCAAAAGAATTACCGACTTGAAACGGCCCTCGACAAGATTCCGCTAAAACCGCCGGCCGTCGAGCTTCAGAGGCCCTGA